A genomic stretch from Bacteroidota bacterium includes:
- a CDS encoding glucose 1-dehydrogenase → MAASFDKKVVFITGGGSGIGRATALAFGAAGAAVILADRDEAAGNATASLLEERSVPNCFVPVNVADSDSVGSAVQEGIARVGQIDIAFNNAGTGGLEHPLHQYPEDNWTQVLAVNLSGVFYCMKHQLAHMLPRKSGIIINMASVAGLRGFPWHAAYAASKHGVVGLTKTAAHEYARAGIRINAICPGFTETPMVGRMVADDPGRRAKLEKAIPLGRLASPEEIANAVLFLASADNQFMIGHTLTLDGGITSV, encoded by the coding sequence ATGGCTGCTTCATTTGATAAGAAGGTTGTATTCATTACCGGTGGCGGATCGGGTATTGGGCGTGCAACCGCGCTTGCTTTTGGTGCAGCGGGTGCAGCAGTGATCCTCGCAGATCGTGATGAAGCTGCCGGCAACGCAACCGCCTCATTGCTCGAAGAACGCAGCGTTCCAAACTGCTTTGTGCCCGTAAATGTGGCTGATTCAGACAGTGTTGGCAGTGCTGTCCAGGAAGGTATTGCTCGTGTGGGGCAGATTGATATCGCGTTTAACAACGCCGGCACAGGGGGGCTCGAGCATCCCCTGCATCAATACCCCGAAGACAACTGGACGCAGGTGCTGGCAGTGAATTTGTCGGGTGTTTTCTATTGCATGAAGCATCAGCTTGCCCATATGCTGCCGCGTAAATCAGGGATTATTATCAACATGGCCTCCGTTGCCGGACTGCGGGGCTTTCCGTGGCATGCTGCCTATGCAGCGAGCAAGCATGGGGTTGTTGGGTTAACGAAAACCGCTGCGCATGAATATGCGCGTGCAGGCATTCGCATCAATGCCATTTGCCCAGGCTTCACTGAAACGCCCATGGTTGGCCGGATGGTTGCTGATGATCCAGGTCGCAGGGCAAAACTCGAAAAAGCTATTCCCCTTGGGCGTTTGGCTTCGCCTGAGGAAATTGCAAATGCTGTGCTGTTTCTGGCATCGGCAGACAACCAGTTTATGATCGGACATACCTTGACCCTGGACGGCGGCATTACGTCCGTTTGA